From a region of the Actinomadura luzonensis genome:
- a CDS encoding sugar phosphate isomerase/epimerase family protein, with product MSLSLNQWTTRRWSLAEAVDGCARHGLEAIGLWREKVAEQGLARSAKLVREAGLRVSSLCRGGFLTTGGEAFAAALADNRRAVDEAAELGAACLVLVVGGLPGVRPGEPLPAGFGRDLAGARGRVAEALAELAPYAGERGVKLALEPLHPLYCPDRAVISTLGQALDLSLPYPEEQVGVVVDTFHVWWDPRLFEDVARAGSRIASYQVCDYLHPLPADVLLGRGMMGDGVIDFRPITRAVLDAGYTGDVEVEIFNADVWAADPDEVLATMRARYAELVLP from the coding sequence GTGAGCCTGTCGCTGAACCAGTGGACCACGCGGCGCTGGTCGCTGGCCGAGGCCGTGGACGGCTGCGCCCGGCACGGCCTGGAGGCGATCGGGCTGTGGCGGGAGAAGGTCGCCGAGCAGGGCCTCGCGCGCAGCGCCAAGCTGGTGCGCGAGGCCGGGCTGCGGGTGTCGTCGCTGTGCCGGGGCGGCTTCCTGACGACGGGCGGCGAGGCGTTCGCCGCCGCGCTGGCGGACAACCGGCGGGCCGTCGACGAGGCGGCCGAGCTGGGCGCGGCCTGCCTGGTGCTGGTGGTCGGCGGCCTGCCGGGGGTGCGGCCGGGCGAGCCGCTGCCCGCCGGGTTCGGGCGCGACCTCGCGGGCGCGCGCGGGCGGGTGGCCGAGGCGCTGGCCGAGCTGGCGCCGTACGCCGGGGAGCGCGGCGTCAAGCTGGCCCTGGAGCCGCTGCACCCGCTCTACTGCCCGGACCGGGCGGTGATCTCCACGCTGGGGCAGGCGCTCGACCTGAGCCTGCCGTACCCGGAGGAGCAGGTCGGCGTGGTGGTCGACACCTTCCACGTGTGGTGGGACCCGCGCCTGTTCGAGGACGTGGCGCGGGCCGGCTCGCGGATCGCGAGCTACCAGGTGTGCGACTACCTGCACCCGCTGCCGGCGGACGTGCTGCTCGGCCGGGGCATGATGGGCGACGGGGTGATCGACTTCAGGCCGATCACCCGCGCGGTCCTGGACGCCGGCTACACCGGCGACGTCGAGGTGGAGATCTTCAACGCCGACGTGTGGGCCGCCGACCCGGACGAGGTGCTGGCCACGATGCGGGCCCGCTACGCGGAGCTGGTCCTGCCCTGA
- a CDS encoding ribonuclease D, with protein sequence MTEERTVEPLLEPREGIPPVIADADGLARMVERFAAGSGPVAVDAERASGYRYGNRAYLVQLRRAGAGTALIDPIACPDLSALDAAVADAEIVLHAASQDLPCLLEVGFRPREMFDTELAGRLLGYERVGLGTMVETVLGLRLEKGHSAADWSTRPLPEDWLRYAALDVEVLVELRDVLARQLADSGKLEWAREEFAAVLGTPPPAPRSDPWRRTSGIHKVRNVRALAIVRELWLMRDRIAREADLAPGRVLPDAAIVTAALEGPRTKKALTEISAFTGRSARRHMSDWLAAVNRARALPDDQLPAPSTPGDGPPPPNRWADRDPAAAKRLAAARAVVAALADEHHMPTENLLQPDAVRRLTWEPPEEITDETVTARLRALGAREWQLALTAHPIAKALSRLRIRGEI encoded by the coding sequence ATGACAGAAGAACGAACCGTCGAGCCGCTGCTCGAACCCCGCGAGGGCATCCCGCCGGTGATCGCCGACGCGGACGGCCTGGCCAGGATGGTCGAACGCTTCGCCGCGGGCAGCGGCCCCGTCGCCGTGGACGCCGAACGCGCCTCGGGCTACCGCTACGGCAACCGCGCCTACCTGGTGCAGCTCCGCCGCGCCGGCGCCGGCACCGCGCTGATCGACCCGATCGCCTGCCCCGACCTGTCGGCGCTGGACGCCGCCGTGGCCGACGCCGAGATCGTCCTGCACGCCGCCTCGCAGGACCTCCCGTGCCTGCTGGAGGTCGGGTTCCGGCCACGCGAGATGTTCGACACCGAGCTCGCCGGGCGGCTGCTCGGCTACGAGCGCGTGGGGCTCGGCACGATGGTGGAGACCGTGCTCGGGCTGCGGCTGGAGAAGGGCCACTCGGCCGCCGACTGGTCCACGCGCCCCCTGCCCGAGGACTGGCTGCGGTACGCGGCGCTCGACGTGGAGGTGCTGGTCGAGCTGCGCGACGTGCTCGCCCGGCAGCTCGCCGACAGCGGGAAGCTGGAGTGGGCGCGCGAGGAGTTCGCCGCCGTGCTCGGCACGCCGCCGCCCGCGCCGCGCTCCGACCCGTGGCGGCGCACGTCCGGCATCCACAAGGTGCGCAACGTGCGGGCGCTCGCGATCGTGCGCGAGCTGTGGCTGATGCGCGACCGCATCGCCCGCGAGGCCGACCTCGCGCCCGGGCGGGTGCTGCCCGACGCGGCGATCGTCACGGCCGCGCTGGAGGGGCCGCGCACCAAGAAGGCGCTCACCGAGATCTCCGCCTTCACCGGACGCAGCGCCCGCCGCCACATGAGCGACTGGCTGGCCGCCGTCAACCGCGCCCGCGCGCTGCCCGACGACCAGCTCCCCGCCCCCAGCACCCCCGGCGACGGGCCGCCGCCGCCCAACCGCTGGGCCGACCGCGACCCCGCCGCCGCCAAACGCCTGGCGGCGGCGCGGGCCGTCGTGGCCGCGCTGGCCGACGAGCACCACATGCCGACGGAGAACCTGCTCCAGCCGGACGCGGTGCGCCGGCTCACCTGGGAGCCGCCCGAGGAGATCACCGACGAGACGGTGACCGCCCGGCTGCGGGCCCTCGGCGCGCGCGAGTGGCAGCTCGCGCTCACCGCCCACCCCATCGCCAAGGCCCTGTCGCGGCTGCGCATCCGGGGCGAGATCTAA
- the hemE gene encoding uroporphyrinogen decarboxylase → MRACRRQPVPHTPVWYMRQAGRSLPEYLKVREGVPMLTACATPDLIVEITMQPVRRYGVDAAIYFSDIVVPLKAIGVDLDIKPGVGPVVADPIRDAKGLRALRPLEPGDVPFVTESIQALTGELGGTPLIGFAGAPFTLGSYLIEGGPSKNHDRTKAMMYGAPELWHELMERLSGIVLEHLRVQVAAGASAVQLFDSWVGAVAPADYREFILPHTRRIFEGVEGVPRIHFGVGTGELLGVLGEAGADVVGVDWRVPLDEAARRVGPGKALQGNLDPAVLLAPWEVVERKAREVLRQGRAAEGHVFNLGHGVLPSTDPDQLKRLTDLVHETTA, encoded by the coding sequence CTGCGTGCCTGCCGCCGCCAGCCCGTCCCGCACACCCCGGTCTGGTACATGCGCCAGGCCGGACGCTCGCTGCCGGAATACCTCAAGGTGCGCGAGGGCGTGCCGATGCTCACCGCGTGCGCCACGCCCGACCTGATCGTCGAGATCACCATGCAGCCGGTCCGCCGCTACGGCGTCGACGCGGCCATCTACTTCAGCGACATCGTGGTGCCGCTCAAGGCCATCGGCGTCGACCTCGACATCAAGCCCGGCGTCGGGCCGGTCGTCGCCGACCCCATCCGCGACGCCAAGGGGCTGCGGGCGCTGCGGCCGCTGGAGCCCGGCGACGTGCCGTTCGTCACCGAGTCGATCCAGGCGCTCACCGGCGAGCTGGGCGGCACGCCGCTCATCGGGTTCGCGGGGGCGCCGTTCACGCTGGGGTCGTACCTGATCGAGGGCGGCCCGTCCAAGAACCACGACCGCACCAAGGCCATGATGTACGGCGCCCCCGAGCTGTGGCACGAGCTGATGGAGCGGCTGTCCGGCATCGTGCTCGAACACCTGCGCGTGCAGGTGGCGGCGGGCGCCTCGGCCGTGCAGCTCTTCGACTCCTGGGTGGGCGCGGTGGCCCCGGCCGACTACCGCGAGTTCATCCTGCCCCACACCCGGCGCATCTTCGAGGGCGTCGAGGGCGTCCCGCGCATCCACTTCGGCGTCGGCACCGGCGAGCTGCTCGGCGTGCTCGGCGAGGCCGGGGCCGACGTCGTGGGCGTCGACTGGCGGGTGCCGCTCGACGAGGCGGCCCGCCGCGTCGGGCCGGGCAAGGCGCTGCAGGGCAACCTCGACCCGGCCGTGCTGCTGGCCCCGTGGGAGGTCGTCGAGCGCAAGGCGCGCGAGGTGCTGCGGCAGGGGCGCGCCGCCGAGGGGCACGTGTTCAACCTCGGGCACGGCGTGCTGCCCTCGACCGACCCCGACCAGCTCAAGCGCCTGACCGACCTGGTCCACGAGACCACCGCCTGA
- a CDS encoding Gfo/Idh/MocA family protein — protein MSVRTIGVVMNGVTGRMGYRQHLVRSVLAINEQGGVTLAGGGKVKLRPVLVGRNADKLADIATKHGIPDHTTDLDAALADPDNLIYFDAQVTSARVKAVLKAIEAGKHVYAEKPTAESAQEAVALAEAAAAKGVKNGVVQDKLFLPGLLKLKRLIDGGFFGRVLSVRGEFGYWVFEGDWQEAQRPSWNYRREDGGGIVLDMFPHWHYVLENLFGRVRSVYAQAVTHIPSRVDEQGNAYQATADDAAYGIFELDGGVVAQINSSWTVRVNRDELVEFQVDGTHGSAVAGLRNCRVQHRSATPKPVWNPDLPVTARFRDDWQEVPDNGEFDNGFKIQWEGFVRHVLEDAPFPNDFASGARGVQLAELGLRSSAEGRRIEVPGL, from the coding sequence ATGAGCGTGCGCACCATCGGCGTCGTGATGAACGGCGTCACCGGACGGATGGGCTACCGCCAGCATCTGGTCCGTTCCGTTCTGGCCATCAACGAGCAGGGCGGCGTGACGCTCGCGGGCGGCGGCAAGGTGAAGCTCAGGCCCGTACTTGTCGGCAGAAATGCCGACAAGCTGGCCGACATTGCCACCAAGCATGGAATCCCCGACCACACCACCGACCTCGACGCCGCCCTCGCCGACCCGGACAACCTGATCTACTTCGACGCCCAGGTCACCAGCGCCCGCGTCAAGGCCGTGCTGAAGGCCATCGAGGCGGGCAAGCACGTCTACGCCGAGAAGCCCACCGCCGAGTCGGCGCAGGAGGCCGTCGCGCTGGCCGAGGCCGCCGCCGCCAAGGGCGTCAAGAACGGCGTGGTGCAGGACAAGCTGTTCCTGCCCGGCCTGCTCAAGCTGAAGCGGCTGATCGACGGCGGCTTCTTCGGCCGCGTCCTGTCGGTGCGCGGCGAGTTCGGCTACTGGGTGTTCGAGGGCGACTGGCAGGAGGCTCAGCGCCCGTCGTGGAACTACCGCCGCGAGGACGGCGGCGGCATCGTGCTCGACATGTTCCCGCACTGGCACTACGTGCTGGAGAACCTGTTCGGCCGGGTCCGCTCCGTCTACGCCCAGGCGGTGACCCACATCCCGTCCCGCGTGGACGAGCAGGGCAACGCCTACCAGGCGACCGCCGACGACGCCGCGTACGGGATCTTCGAGCTGGACGGCGGCGTCGTGGCGCAGATCAACTCCTCCTGGACCGTCCGCGTCAACCGCGACGAGCTGGTGGAGTTCCAGGTGGACGGCACGCACGGCAGCGCCGTGGCGGGGCTGCGCAACTGCCGCGTCCAGCACCGCTCGGCCACGCCGAAGCCGGTCTGGAACCCCGACCTGCCCGTCACCGCGCGCTTCCGCGACGACTGGCAGGAGGTGCCGGACAACGGCGAGTTCGACAACGGGTTCAAGATCCAGTGGGAGGGGTTCGTCCGGCACGTGCTGGAGGACGCGCCCTTCCCCAACGACTTCGCCTCGGGCGCGCGCGGCGTGCAGCTCGCCGAGCTGGGGCTGCGCTCCTCGGCCGAGGGCCGCAGGATCGAGGTGCCGGGGCTGTGA
- a CDS encoding dihydrodipicolinate synthase family protein, whose protein sequence is MRIDLPGSGPYTLRERTPWRVSATPATSRVAYAAAHVVADPLGDNTPGSPAAVDWDATLRFRHHLWSHGLRIADAMDTAQRNMGLDWAATRELIRRTAAEARTLGDPATLVSCGAGTDHAPDAADLDAITAAYAEQIETVQDAGAGVIVMASRQLARVAGGPGDYHRVYAKLFGLADRPVILHWLGEMFDPHLAGYWGSRDVAAATESFLELVHAHAAMVDGVKVSLLDEEHEVRLRAALPEGVRLYTGDDFNYPSLIAGGSHALLGIFDAIAPAAAAALRELDAAEAGDASARTRYEQILAPTVPLSRKIFETPTYHYKTGIVFLAWLNGHQDAFAMVNGAQSARSLPHLAEVFRLADQAGLLADPELAVRRMAALLAVNGR, encoded by the coding sequence GTGAGGATCGACCTGCCCGGGTCCGGCCCGTACACGCTGCGCGAGCGCACGCCCTGGCGCGTGTCCGCGACGCCGGCGACCAGCCGCGTCGCCTACGCCGCCGCGCACGTCGTGGCCGACCCGCTCGGCGACAACACGCCCGGCTCCCCCGCCGCCGTCGACTGGGACGCCACCCTCCGCTTCCGCCACCACCTGTGGTCGCACGGCCTGCGGATCGCCGACGCCATGGACACCGCGCAGCGCAACATGGGCCTGGACTGGGCGGCGACCCGCGAGCTGATCCGGCGCACCGCCGCCGAGGCTCGCACCCTCGGCGACCCGGCCACGCTGGTGTCCTGCGGCGCGGGCACCGACCACGCGCCGGACGCCGCCGACCTGGACGCGATCACCGCCGCGTACGCCGAGCAGATCGAGACCGTCCAGGACGCCGGGGCGGGCGTGATCGTCATGGCCTCCCGCCAGCTCGCCAGGGTGGCCGGCGGGCCGGGCGACTACCACCGGGTCTACGCCAAGCTGTTCGGCCTGGCCGACCGGCCGGTGATCCTGCACTGGCTGGGCGAGATGTTCGACCCGCACCTGGCCGGCTACTGGGGCTCGCGGGACGTGGCGGCGGCGACGGAGTCGTTCCTGGAGCTGGTGCACGCGCACGCCGCGATGGTGGACGGCGTGAAGGTGTCGCTGCTGGACGAGGAGCACGAGGTGCGGCTGCGTGCCGCGCTCCCGGAGGGCGTCCGGCTCTACACCGGCGACGACTTCAACTACCCGTCGCTGATCGCGGGCGGCTCGCACGCGCTGCTCGGCATCTTCGACGCCATCGCGCCCGCGGCGGCGGCGGCGCTGCGCGAGCTGGACGCGGCCGAGGCGGGCGACGCGAGCGCGCGCACCCGCTACGAGCAGATCCTGGCCCCGACGGTCCCGCTGTCGCGCAAGATCTTCGAGACCCCGACGTACCACTACAAGACCGGCATCGTCTTCCTGGCCTGGCTGAACGGCCACCAGGACGCCTTCGCCATGGTCAACGGCGCCCAGTCGGCCCGCTCGCTGCCGCACCTGGCCGAGGTGTTCCGGCTGGCCGACCAGGCGGGGCTGCTGGCCGACCCGGAGCTCGCGGTGCGCCGCATGGCGGCGCTGCTGGCGGTGAACGGCCGGTGA
- a CDS encoding DUF3000 domain-containing protein, whose amino-acid sequence MPLGEQPPPPAAFTRAAESLRLSEVRPEIELEDLPAPQRLAPYSAAIGASVYRDDDELAVGRLILLYDPDGQRGWEGPFRLVAYVRADMEPEITSDPLLGPVAWSWLTEALEAHQADYSAAGGTVTRAVSEGFGNKAEDPVTTELELRASWSPAEEDLSGHVAAWCDLMCLAAGIPPLPSDVAALPRRRDDPESDRTK is encoded by the coding sequence ATGCCACTCGGTGAGCAGCCGCCGCCTCCGGCCGCGTTCACGCGCGCGGCCGAGAGCCTGCGGCTGTCCGAGGTCCGGCCGGAGATCGAGCTCGAGGACCTGCCCGCGCCGCAGCGGCTGGCCCCCTACTCGGCCGCGATCGGCGCGTCGGTCTACCGCGACGACGACGAGCTCGCGGTCGGGCGGCTGATCCTGCTCTACGACCCCGACGGCCAGCGCGGCTGGGAGGGGCCGTTCCGGCTGGTGGCGTACGTGCGAGCCGACATGGAGCCGGAGATCACCTCCGACCCGCTGCTCGGGCCGGTCGCGTGGAGCTGGCTCACCGAGGCGCTGGAGGCACATCAGGCCGACTACTCGGCCGCCGGCGGTACCGTGACTAGAGCCGTGTCCGAGGGGTTCGGCAACAAGGCCGAGGACCCGGTCACGACCGAGCTGGAGCTGCGGGCCTCCTGGTCCCCCGCCGAGGAGGATCTGTCCGGCCACGTCGCCGCCTGGTGCGATCTGATGTGCCTGGCGGCGGGCATCCCGCCGCTCCCGTCGGACGTGGCCGCGCTGCCCCGGCGACGTGATGATCCGGAGAGTGACCGAACGAAGTGA
- a CDS encoding DUF4349 domain-containing protein: MRRLRYGITTSLALAALLLAGCGGGATYSESQAVAPAAQDAAGSPAAPLATPAPVPKNARSAQPAKAEQDGLASGVEVTRQDRQVIYTGSMSVRVKEVTDAVAQAKQIVTGAGGYLAREQSSSASKARETATLEFKIPPAAYPAVLGRLGKELGTQISLEQSTQDVTLQVADVNSRLKSAQQSLESLRTLLKRADTIGQVLEVEREIASREADLESLQAQQKELATQVAMATLTLRLLGPVAAAPEPEEDNGFVAGLKSGWKALLTSLVALLTFLGAVLPWAVAALPLVVLFVYLTRRSRARRAAPPSSPSSPSSPSPPRPGEPGPEAAA; encoded by the coding sequence ATGAGGAGACTCCGGTACGGGATCACGACCTCGCTCGCGCTGGCCGCCCTGCTCCTGGCGGGCTGCGGCGGCGGCGCCACCTACTCCGAGAGCCAGGCCGTCGCGCCCGCCGCGCAGGACGCCGCCGGCTCGCCCGCCGCGCCCCTGGCCACCCCGGCCCCCGTCCCCAAGAACGCCCGCTCGGCCCAGCCCGCCAAGGCCGAGCAGGACGGCCTGGCCTCCGGGGTCGAGGTGACCCGGCAGGACCGGCAGGTCATCTACACCGGCAGCATGAGCGTCCGGGTCAAGGAGGTGACCGACGCCGTCGCGCAGGCCAAGCAGATCGTCACCGGGGCCGGCGGCTACCTGGCGCGCGAGCAGAGCAGCTCGGCGAGCAAGGCGCGGGAGACCGCGACGCTGGAGTTCAAGATCCCGCCGGCCGCCTACCCGGCGGTGCTCGGCCGGCTCGGCAAGGAGCTCGGCACCCAGATCTCCCTGGAGCAGTCGACCCAGGACGTCACGCTGCAGGTCGCCGACGTGAACAGCCGCCTGAAGTCGGCGCAGCAGTCGCTGGAGTCGCTGCGGACGCTGCTCAAGCGGGCCGACACGATCGGCCAGGTGCTGGAGGTGGAGCGCGAGATCGCCTCCCGCGAGGCGGACCTGGAGTCGTTGCAGGCGCAGCAGAAGGAGCTGGCCACGCAGGTCGCGATGGCCACGCTTACGCTGCGGCTGCTCGGACCGGTGGCCGCCGCGCCGGAGCCCGAGGAGGACAACGGCTTCGTCGCGGGGCTCAAGAGCGGCTGGAAGGCGCTGCTGACCAGCCTGGTGGCGCTGCTCACGTTCCTCGGGGCGGTGCTGCCGTGGGCGGTGGCCGCGCTGCCGCTGGTGGTGCTGTTCGTCTACCTGACGCGCCGCAGCCGCGCCCGCCGGGCCGCTCCCCCGTCCTCGCCGTCCTCCCCGTCCTCCCCGTCGCCGCCGCGCCCGGGGGAGCCCGGCCCCGAGGCCGCCGCCTGA
- the hemG gene encoding protoporphyrinogen oxidase, whose protein sequence is MIGGGISGLAAAWYIRQGADERVKVTVLEAASRVGGKLHASEVAGVSVDAGAEAMLARRPEGAELARAVGLGDDLVFPGTLRSAVYSRGELHGMPKGQVMGVPADLTELARSGIVSPAGLLRVPLDQILAPTLVRTDVSVAAYIRARMGGEIVDRLVEPLLGGVYAGRADMLSLEATMPRVAAVARAERSLLSAARHLVAETPKDAGPVFTTLRQGVGALPEAVAKASGADVRTGVTVRELHRTEHGWRLVTGPVPRPETVEADAVVVAVPGPAAARLLRAEAPRAAAELSRIEYASMAVVTLAYPLSAFPRPPATSGYLVPPVERRPVKAVTFSSVKWPHLARDLVILRCSIGRVGEEHLLQRDDAELVSLATAEMADVMGVRGLPVDSRVTRWGGGLPQYNVGHLDRVARVRAAVAVEPGLAVCGAAYDGIGIPACVGAARTAAGRILDHLSQRGE, encoded by the coding sequence GTGATCGGCGGAGGGATCTCCGGGCTCGCCGCCGCGTGGTACATCCGCCAGGGCGCGGACGAGCGGGTCAAGGTGACCGTCCTGGAGGCCGCCTCCCGCGTCGGGGGCAAGCTGCACGCCTCGGAGGTCGCGGGGGTGAGCGTGGACGCCGGCGCGGAGGCCATGCTGGCCCGCCGCCCCGAGGGCGCCGAGCTGGCCAGGGCCGTCGGGCTCGGCGACGACCTCGTCTTCCCCGGCACCCTCCGCTCGGCCGTCTACTCCAGGGGCGAGCTGCACGGCATGCCGAAGGGCCAGGTCATGGGCGTGCCCGCCGACCTGACCGAGCTGGCGCGGTCCGGCATCGTCTCGCCCGCGGGGCTGCTGCGCGTGCCGCTCGACCAGATCCTGGCCCCCACGCTGGTGCGCACCGACGTGTCCGTGGCCGCCTACATCCGCGCCCGCATGGGCGGCGAGATCGTCGACCGCCTGGTCGAGCCGCTGCTCGGCGGCGTGTACGCGGGCCGCGCCGACATGTTGTCGCTGGAGGCCACGATGCCCCGCGTGGCGGCCGTGGCCCGGGCCGAGCGCTCGCTGCTGTCCGCCGCCCGCCACCTGGTCGCCGAGACCCCCAAGGACGCCGGGCCGGTCTTCACCACCCTGCGCCAGGGCGTCGGCGCCCTGCCCGAGGCGGTCGCCAAGGCGTCCGGCGCCGACGTCAGGACCGGCGTCACCGTACGCGAGCTGCACCGCACCGAGCACGGCTGGCGCCTGGTCACCGGGCCGGTGCCGCGGCCGGAGACCGTCGAGGCCGACGCCGTGGTCGTCGCCGTGCCCGGCCCCGCCGCCGCCCGCCTGCTCAGGGCCGAGGCGCCCAGGGCCGCGGCCGAGCTGTCCAGGATCGAGTACGCCAGCATGGCCGTGGTCACGCTCGCCTACCCGCTGTCGGCCTTCCCACGGCCGCCCGCCACCAGCGGCTACCTCGTGCCGCCCGTCGAGCGCCGTCCGGTCAAGGCGGTGACGTTCAGCTCGGTGAAGTGGCCCCACCTGGCCAGAGACCTGGTGATCCTACGCTGCTCGATCGGCCGCGTCGGCGAGGAGCACCTGCTCCAGCGCGACGACGCCGAGCTGGTGTCGCTGGCCACCGCCGAGATGGCCGACGTGATGGGAGTACGCGGCCTGCCGGTCGACAGCCGGGTCACCCGCTGGGGCGGCGGCCTGCCCCAGTACAACGTGGGCCACCTCGACCGGGTGGCCCGGGTGCGCGCGGCGGTCGCGGTCGAGCCCGGGCTCGCCGTGTGCGGCGCGGCCTACGACGGCATCGGCATTCCGGCCTGCGTCGGCGCGGCCCGCACGGCCGCCGGCCGGATTCTGGACCACCTGTCCCAGCGAGGAGAATAG